The Glycine soja cultivar W05 chromosome 9, ASM419377v2, whole genome shotgun sequence sequence cacttGAAAATAACTTAAAGGAATTGATTGGTATTATTGATACCAACAAGATACATATACTTTTCAATagcttattatataaaaattccataattaaatgtgtttgatttgaaataattatggGATGAATGAccttttgaaaagtttttcgaaAAACGTGTAAAAGGGGACAAAACATCTTAAAAGTCTAATATTAATTTGTAGGGATAGTTAACGATCTTGAAAGCCACCAAAGTAGATGTCAATGTCTTAAAAGGATAATCTATAGAAAGTTTTTGATCGATGGAGGGTTGTGACCAACAAAGATATTGAGTGAAATATCATCGTATGAAATGTTCTAAAATGTGAGTTGTCGAAACCTCAATAATCTAGAGCATTACAATTGGTACCATCATCATTATTGTCATCATTGTCATTGAGTCACCACCATACAAAATGATCAAAAAcactcttaaattaattttaataggataataaacttttaaaataagtttattttgaaactagaaattgaagaaaaacaaaaaagtgacAGAGGAAACATAGAAGCAAACTCCAAACCCTAATCTTTGTGTTCAACTTCTTAAAGCAGACCCTCGTGGCCCTGGTACCGATATCATAGGCCTAACACTAATCATGGTTGATGTGATCAAAGCCATACCAAATGAAACATTGAACAAAATCAACGAACTTCTGAAGGAAGGTGgggaaattaaaagaaagactGAAGTTCATGTGTTGACAACTATAAAGTGATTTTGGAAGGTGATGTACAACAAGCTACTCAAGCTTCGAAACTTGGAGACCCAAGTTTGCAAAAGATGGAACAAGCGATTAATCTATTGAGGCTACTTCTTGTGAGAAGAGCTTCAGTGGGAAATCATGGCTCACCAAGGAGAACAATTATGCGTAGTGATGTGGCAAATGTGACTAGAGCTATTGTTAGACTATTGCTCTAGGTATTCAAACAAATTATGTACCATGAAATTTTATGTTGTTGGTCCCAAAATAAAGTGTCATTAATAAATCGTCGAAATATAAAAGGATAAGAAGAGGAATCATTGTATTATACTGAAGTCTATAGGGATTGATGTTATTGGCTTGTGTGTTGTTCGATCATGTGTTTTCTTATATGCTAGTGTGATAAGGGTTGGACAAATCAAAACACTTTAGAGATATAGGTTTGTCCGTTTTTCATGTTGAGTTGTGATTTAATTAGGATGAAAAAGAACTCACTTTGTTTAAAGGTGTTTTTCGATTATCTTTTTTTCCTGTAAACACgtaaataaatttctaaaaaatttaacaataaaaaaatatttgttaaaaatgatAAACTCTGGCTTGTCTCAGTCTTTGTAAAATACAAATGTcaatcaataatattattttaagattaatatgaccaatgtttataatttttttaaaaaactaacgtaaaaattttatattacgaAAGACTGACATATATTCTatggaaaaaatttaaaatgaatttggaATTTTACACCCTTCCCCCGCTCCCAATTTTTAACCAAACCAGGGGTCAAAGAACAATAAGCCAATTTGATAATAGTTAATGGTTTAGGGCACTCAATAACAGCAGTGGATCCGTGGCGCAATGGTAGCGCGTCTGACTCCAGATCAGAAGGTTGCGTGTTCGATTCACGTCGGGTTCAAatccctaatttttttattattcaaggCATTTTGACCTCACTTAAGCTTATATTCAAATTATGCAACACAAATgaaaacttcattctttttgttttctttctattaAGATAATGAACTTCACTTTACGTATGATACACTGAAAGATGGTACattgttataattaaataaagatatatgGCGTTAcagtagatattttttttagtgtatttGGTATATCGTTAAATGGGTAAACTTAAGACTTGgtattttttatgcatatactaatatatgaattatttttataaaactgaagagaaaaaagaattaagTTGGTTGCTTGCTGTTATAAATTATCTCGGAGAGTTTATTGAAATAAGTTAAGAATAACTTATAAACACAAATGTCATCTTATTAGTTAAAGATTAACATGActaatacttataattttaaaaaattattgtgaatttttttatattataaaaaaagactaaCGTATTCTATGgtaatattttaaactttacGAGGGgtcataatattaattaagccatttagagtAGCTGTTGGCGTGGAGCGACATTATGTTGCCACGTCTGGAAAGTTTCCATTGTTTTCCTTCTTATGATCACACAAGAAAAATTCTCAATTTCTAataatgaaattcaatttaaattttttataatatttcaaaGTTTAATCTGTGTAGGACGTAAGAATTGCTTCAATCAAAGAAAGTAAACGCCCAGCACGAAACTAGTTGCAAGGGAGCGGATAGTATATGTGGAGTTTTAAAATGGAATATATAATGAGGATAATgggtttttattatttaaaactttatgaattataattttattgagtAAAAAATGAGGATAAtggattattattgttatttaaaaCTTCATGgtaatttttattaagtaagttgaatatttaattaatagtgATGCACTCTATTCTAATGAATCAAAATTTTCAGGGCAGAACTTAGTGTATGTTTAGATACTAATCTTAATTGATTTTAGTTCCCAAAATCATggtaaataattgaaaaatcaaaagtaataaataattgttttactGGCACGGTAAACAGATAAGCGAGGTGTAGTCACGGCACATTTCAACTAAAGACactcttacttttttttctctctctctctcccttgtGGTTACAAGAAGCATGTTACAACTTGGAAGCAAATAAAATTCTTCAATGTAAAAAGAGGGTGTATATGCAAGACTCTATGTGCTGTGATTGTTACTCGATAAATCTTTTTATGACTATTTTTTAACCTTAAAAAATAGGACTGTTATTTCACTTAATCATGGAGTTTTGTTAATGTATTTCCTTGACTCTTTTAGTTGGACACATAACTATTAGACTCACCCTTAGTTTTTTCATGTTCACACACTCGAGATTACTACGAAGTTATGTACCCTCTTAAAACTCTCGTGAAACACATGACAACTAGGTTCCTCTTAATCTTTTCATGTTCATGCACTTGAGAATACGAGACTGTGTATCCTCTTGATTAACTAGTAAGTCATTCACGAAGATTTTTTAGTAGACCTCAAaatgaatgtttattttatccttataagaTAGACTCACCTAAAAATATTGAATCGGTCTGTTATAACAtacccttatatatatatatatatatatatatatatatatatatatatatatatatatatatatatatctcaatgATTCAACCTAGAAAAATAGATTAcacttaatattttaatatttttgtgctAGGTCTCTTTCCTTAAGGTATGATGGTTGAATAGTTAATGAATGGAATCACATTTACTAAAGGCAAAACCATGCTTAGAAGGGGAGGCCAATTTTCCATGCACCACAAAGAAATCTTCATACAAGATTTCTTACAATTTTTGGTGCACACTTCCTAAGCGACGGTAGAGCTAAGAGCttaatattatactttaaaGTTTctcttattaaattaattgtttcttttaaataagACAATAGCTTAAATGTGTTAGAACTACCAAGAATTGAAACTCTCAAGGAGAGAAGAACACGACAGCGCCGGTCGTTCTTGTTAACTAGCACATGTCTTTGGTGCGCTAGTTGATGATTCTGCTTTGATCTTtgaaaaaacagaagaaattgTTGTATTACACATAATCATGGGGTGGTTGTTTTAATGAATGAAATCTGGCTAGTAAAACAATGGTCGTGTCTGTCTCAATGTCTTGGGCCATCTCTTCATTCTTTAGTTCCAAAAGAAGGGTTCAATGAAGAGAGCACAGTCTAGAAAGTTCTCAAATTTGGCATCTTGTGGTAAAGTAGGGGACATAAAAAGAAGATGTGGCATTGACCAATAAAGCCAAGTGAATAAGACACCCGTGAACCAAGGCTGGTTTAACCTTAAACAACGTGTAGAGCCAAGGCCAGCCCATGGTTAAAGACAATCAGCAAACAACAAACCTGACAGTTttttaaggtaaaaactaaaaactacaAAATTCGCATAAGCAGAGAAATAAAAACACCGACAATAACATTTAGGGGTACAACTATTTTTCCTTATTTCCATTTTTTAGCACATCTAacgatttattttaaaaaaataatatttgatttgtatggtgtataaaattttaaactaataataatcacgtataaaaaaaggaaaattaatatCTAATCTAGTGTCACGGAACACTTTGACTCActcaggagaaaaaaaaaagcataagaaGCATGATGATCTATTAACCAGGCGAAATATAATCGGTAAAATCCTAAAGTTTTTACACCAGAAATTCTTAACACctactttatattttttgtttacttctCTTTCCCTTTTGTTTACCCCACTATACATTCTCTGTTCTCATGTGAGGTATATACCCCCCTAAGGGCTGTCAAATGATCATGTTGTGAACCTTGAGTAGGAGCCAAAGAAAGAGCCTAGACCATTATCCATCACAAGAGAAAAATGAGGAGGATCCCAACCAGTGTGTCTTCTTTTGCAATtcacattcttcttcttctagctTCTATTTCTATTCCCTTCACACTATGCCAACCCTCTTTCCCATGGAAAGATGGGAACGGCGATTTGGTAgatcaagtgtgcaaaaagaCACCCTTTTATGATCTTTGCAGCTCGATCCTTCACTCAAACCCTCTAAGTCCAAAACCTGATCTCAAAGGGGTGGCTCTATTAATGGTGAACAACATTCTTGCAAATGCAACTGACACACTGAGTTACATTGAGGGGCTGATCAAGCAGACCCCAGACCGTGAGTTGGAGCAATCCTTGGCTTTTTGTGCTGAGTCTTATATCCCAATTGTCAAGTACATTCTCCCACAAGCTGCTGATGCCATAAGCCAGGGTCGTTTTGGCTTTGCCAGTTACTGCATTTCTGATGCTCTCAAAGAAGTGAGTAGCTGTGACAAGAAATTCTCTGGTGCTACACAAGCACCCTTAGGGGACAGAAACGACATTGTGCAGAAGCTTGTGAATGTAGCTTCGGCCATAGTCAAACTACTTCTAAAGGGCTGATTCCATAGCTTCTAGGCAGCACTTAGTAGTTAGTACTAGTTGTATTGTAGTACTCTTAATGAATAAACACAGTTAGATGTTTCATTTTGTATAATGTATGATGATTCTTCACTGTATTAAGTGTATTGTGCACTTTGAAGCAGCTCTTTGTTGACGACCACTCTGCTTCTTCACTAACAATTTGTGGTGTAAGATGCATATGAATGCAACTCACACAAGACAAAAACCAAACCATCacggattttaaaaaaataaaataaacatcaccattttctttttctttctctttcgttCATAATTTGGTCCTAAAACCAAAGCCTTTTAAATGATCCGTGCAGCTAATATCAGCTAATATGTCATAAATAGGTGATAACAACATATCAAAGTGACCATGTTTACTTTGAGTACATGGACAAAAATTGTGTCAAATAATTTTCCAAGGAATAAACCTTAAGTGAGTTGGGatttgaggaagaagaaaattagCATATAGAGCTTCATTCGTCCAGAATTTTCTTCTGGCACAGAATAAGCTGCATGTCACAAAGTGTCAATATCCTATCTATCCGAGGAAGCTTCGTATGAGAGAGGAACCTAACAAACCTTTAGAATCAAGAGCATAGTGCTCCAGGCAAAACTGGTCGCTTCCTGTTTCTTACAGTATTATTTAACGCTTAACCCTTTTATTCAACAAGAGAAAATGAATGGGGGAGAGTGAGCGGATGCAAGGCAAAAGTTGCTTTCTTGGATATGCAAATAAGGGAAAATAAAAACGTACGTGATTACGTGATTGAAGATATAAGATTGATTAGATATATAAGAGTGATtagatacttaaaaaaaatattaaaaaaatcacaaattcaatttatttttattaataaaaattaataaattaataaataatattttttgataaaaaaagaaaaaactatgtTGCTCATGAAAATAGggagattttctttttttatcaagaaaaaatgttttcgAAATACttagataaaaatatacaaacaaCTGCTTTAGTATTTTTAGGtagaagttaaaaataaaaaatttaaaatgccttgttataagttattttaagtttaatcaAACATGTCTTTATTGACTCTTTGGGTctttctaaattatattttttagaattatgtAATGGGACCTGACAATGATTAACAAAAGATTTTTCTGCAAAAAGATTGAAGTGATTCGAAATTTTTTAGAAACtatctttataattaattatacgtCTCAAACTGATTAACACAGGTTGTTCATCCTTATTTCTAGCCATTGATTTAAAACACCTCCAAAATGTGTGCACTTAAGCATGTTAAACGTCTGCAATTCGAAGTTGAACTTTTCTTTAATGTCACGTGTTGGGCATCACATCTTACAATATCGAGAGCACATCTGACACATTTCTTATAAATTCAGAGTGCCACACGTCTTATTTTCCTTTCTGGCAAATGTGGTTATTGTACGTAAAATATTTGTGACAAAAAGCACATAATTCACATACCAGTTGTCTTAATGAGAAAAAAAGACACCAGAACATAATAAATAGAATCATAGCTAGCTCGTGGACTTCAAAAGCAAAATCTACAAACTCTATTTCAGGGAGCATATAAGCAACAGAAAGTTGCTGAGGAGGTGAAATGTAAAGTACACGTGTTTGTCAAGGCAATGAAGAACGCTAAAAAGCACCTTAtggtaatttaactcaccccccaacattgattaatatatatacataaaaggGGATAAATTACCAacatataaagaaataaatattgtgAAAGTCAAGACAAAGAGTTAGTAGGAGAAGCAAGGGAACAGTATGCCATCTTTTCTTTGTTAAATACAGGCAATgacattctttcttttctttattttataataaaagtgcATTAACCTGAATCTCTCCTCAGCTTTTCAGGCAAATCTGAACCCGCTACCTGCTGTACAAAACTGCAaggtaacaaataaaatcaattagCAAAATTGATATTATGGAAAATCTGAACCAGTAATGTGTTTTTATGAggtaaagaaaaggaaacaaatGAGCCAAAGGAGAGAGTTTGAAATAATGTGTGGCATGAATTTGAACTTACGTGTGAGACTCTGAACCAGGAGCATTTGAGTCAATTGCAGAAGGATTGAGTTGGTAATGAACTGAAATTAAACCATCCTCTGATTCACCTGCTGATACAGGAGATCCCTGGAAACTTGCCACTGAGGTTTTACCAGATGACATGCCTGCAAAAGGAATgtctaattaaaacaaaaatcaaggAAGCTAAACTGTGCTCATTGGGAGTATTTTGATACTATCTTGCATACTACATTACCCTATAATTCACGCCAAAAGTAATCGGTGGTTGATTAATAATATCATGAGAATTTATACACCAAAAGTTAAggtattatcaaaatataaatgaaaggaAACTGAACCACTGATAAGCTTATTGCATTATTTGCAAGCCTTTTGCCCACAATTGTGAATACATCAAAGAAAGAAGTGAGCTATTTATCcggaaagagaaagcaaaataaTGATCTATTTATCATAATTCTCTCAGGAACTAGTTGGAGAAAGATTTTGATCTACAATAAGCAGATTGACCCAGAAGGAGCGAAAAGTGGTAagaatgtattaaaataatagaaGCAAACATAGTTAAAATTACAGATAAAAGCTATAACCAGATCTGGTTAGCCAGAACAGAATAATGCATGAAAATTACATAGATAAGGAAACAAAAGCATTATAATGTATGCCAAACATAACAGAGTTTTAAAATGGAAGCTTTATCATTATTCAGCAAACATATAACTTAGGTACTAACAAAATTTTGGAATGGCATAGCTTATGAAACAGAATAAGTAGGCACATGTAGCAATGAAAATGCTAAGTCCCTATATGTTGTAATGCaaagattataaaataaaatgtaatatcCTTGAAATCTACTTTTATCCCAAATGTTACCTTGGAGTATTATCACAACAAAGAAGACAACAGTGAAAATCATAGCCAAAAGGCTGCTGGCATTGGAAGATGATGGTGCTGATGATTTAGCAATTTTCATCTTCTTCAAGGTTTTCATACGCTCCATCCTCGCGCGCTTCAACATGGCAAGTTCAGATATCTCCCTGATTAGCTTATGGTCAGCTGCATCCAATGATGGAGCCTTTGGGGGTCTTGGAGGTTTGGGAGCCTTTTTATTACTGGCCTTTTTACGTTTCTCCCTCACTGGGGTTTGTTGTGCACGGTTTGCCGAATCTCTCCCCATCATTGGTTTGTTTGTTACTCTCATCACATCCGCATATACTTCACTTAAACTTGGTTCATTGCAGCATAAACTTGGCCCATCATCACCTTTAACAGAACCTCCAGCAAACCCACCAGAAACCTTAGCAAATAATGCCTTTCCTTGTTTTGCACTGCTAGCCGTGCTAGGAGCAGAGACTTTCTTTGAATCATCTCCAATTAGTGGCAATCCACTTTCAAGATCAAATTCAGTAGCCCTATCCATTGCACTTCTATGATCCATCCCAAACTCACAAAATCCTAATccaacttcttggttgttattATTCTGTAGAATTTCCTCCAGACTCTCTCCAGAAACTTAACATTTGTACTCAAATCATCATACAAAATGAACTCCTCAACAGATGTTCAGTACTAAGGGTTTAATTGATCATAAATCATCAAGAAGACAACTTGCAATACAACTCAACCCCAACTAAGATATCTTCTATATGATTGCAAATTACACAGATCCAGACAATAATAAAGTAATGATAAACCACCaaaactttatattttctttcctaGGCTCTAGTTACCCCAAGCACCACCACTcctccaaaattataaaaaaaaaatgtaatcccAGGAGCAGACTGATTCTGCACACCATTAGAGACAAAATTCAATCAGTTGAACCTAACCTAATTAACAATCTTACATGATTTTCCCTCTAATACTTTTAAgggtatgaaaaaaaaaagaaaacgaaaTTCTACAACTTTCCAAAAGTCCCTATTTCAAACTTTTAAACAAAACAGACAAAAATGTGATCATCAAATCTTAAGATAAAAAGGAAGAAACATAAAACCCtttaggataaaaaaaagaaaagaagcggGGGCCTGGGGGATAATCAAAGGAAGGAAAGCAAGGccaacacataaaaacaaactaaccccagaaaaaaaaacatttatacatTAACACCccgcattatatatataaacatatactGCAACGTGCAATCACATATGATTATAAATGGGTACCCATGAAACCGAAGAAAGTCAACAACTTTAAAATAGGCACAGCCATCACAACAACAATATAATACGAAGAAGTAAAAAAgagaacaacaaaaaaaaattgcataccTTTGCCGGAAGGGGAAGGAAGGGCAGATCCAATGGCGAAAGAGTTTGtaatgtaataattatatatttatttgtttgtttattacaGAGAGGGAGGGATGAGGGAAAGGAGGAAAGAGACAATATAGATAGAGAGAGATAAGGGAGAAATGGGAAACCAAAATTACagcaaaagaaattgaagatttGTTCAAACAAAGATCTCTATCTATCTGTTGATTTGATCATGGTATGTGCTACCTTAAAAAATGGCATATTTATAGAGCGGAGATTGGGGAGGTGATGTAGCCATTATAGACAACACTTGGCAACAGTTGGCAACTCCCAATTTCACACCGTGGCCCCCCTCCCATCCCATGTACTGTTTTCTGTCTgtccttttttgttttcacttttttccCACTCAGCTTTGCCCTGTGTTATGCCATTTTTGAATCTATATCgttaaaattgatttcaaattCTTCCTTGTCATCTTCTTAAAATGCttctatttactttattttgtatggtaatatttatctatttgaaaattaatttttttctatgtttttaagatattaaatattttactttttattaaatacaattttttttgtaaaatattaggaaagaatataatattactcatgatgacaatgatgttcatagtacatttttttatttgtctttgtaataatgtataataaatattactactggatatttttttatatatattttaagatattaactatatttactttttcacttaattttttttataaaatattagaaactGTATAAAAAGTGGTATAACTTATGCTAATAAATAACGAATCtttcaaatttgattaaaaacaataattatattagacaactttataataaaatacatgacGTTTATCACCTATTAATTGtcagatttcttttttttatatctgcaTTTGAACCCGGTTCATTATGGAAGGGACTTCAATCAACTAACATATGAACCAGGAATGCTAGTTATCACATAGTCAGATATCACGTGTAATTTTAACATATTGAAATATTCATATATTGAAATGTCAATTATTTTACCAATTTGGTCGTTTGATTTTCATTGATTTGTTTGATAAGAAGCCAGTTTTATTGACATCCTCAACTCAGGCAGTAAATATCTCGTTCATTTACGAGAGGGATCCAGAAGGAGAAAAACAATACATGAAGTTTATGGGGTTTCCACATACCTCATGTGCTTTTTTCTCTTCTACTAGAACCCCAACTCAGGTGACCACCCATGAATCGTGATTAAATTTGATGAGCAACAAGAGAATAATAATTGTGTGCATCTCaataaaatgtttgtttttaaagaatCCAATATAATTATTACTATAATGTATTTTGTTGTTGTGAGTGAAACTAAGTTTGATACATTAATCTATAGTTCGAATATTATGAATACAAAAatatgattagaaaaaaaaaatcattattataggcaattaattaagtttttttatagaaattattgattaagaaagttgttaaatattttacattaatattatgattaaaaaaacatcCCACtaagcattattttttttcggTAGATGAAGacaacaaatatcattaattttttttagagaaagattaaatttaaattaataatatttatcaataactTAACCTTATGagataatatttatcaataacttaccataaataaattaaatttcaattttttccttttgttggaTATTGCGAGTTGAGCTACTGTCGATATGCATGTGATTGTCAAtcctttaaaaaagaaaaatgcgtGCTTTATAATAATTGTCAACGTGATCGAGAAATTTAATAATTGGATTCACGAAGCCACATGAAAAATGGGCTTTATTGCATGTCCACCAACTCATTCCACAAGGCTATACATAATTAAATGCTCAGTATATCCAAtgcacttttttatattttaaatatattttttattacttaaaattttatatgaattttatttaaaaaaataaacttaaatgaaatttattagaTGAAAGatgtacattaaaaaataagtttaatatttttgttta is a genomic window containing:
- the LOC114425120 gene encoding pectinesterase inhibitor-like, with protein sequence MRRIPTSVSSFAIHILLLLASISIPFTLCQPSFPWKDGNGDLVDQVCKKTPFYDLCSSILHSNPLSPKPDLKGVALLMVNNILANATDTLSYIEGLIKQTPDRELEQSLAFCAESYIPIVKYILPQAADAISQGRFGFASYCISDALKEVSSCDKKFSGATQAPLGDRNDIVQKLVNVASAIVKLLLKG
- the LOC114425119 gene encoding uncharacterized protein LOC114425119, with product MDHRSAMDRATEFDLESGLPLIGDDSKKVSAPSTASSAKQGKALFAKVSGGFAGGSVKGDDGPSLCCNEPSLSEVYADVMRVTNKPMMGRDSANRAQQTPVREKRKKASNKKAPKPPRPPKAPSLDAADHKLIREISELAMLKRARMERMKTLKKMKIAKSSAPSSSNASSLLAMIFTVVFFVVIILQGMSSGKTSVASFQGSPVSAGESEDGLISVHYQLNPSAIDSNAPGSESHTFVQQVAGSDLPEKLRRDSG